The following are encoded in a window of Arthrobacter woluwensis genomic DNA:
- the nagB gene encoding glucosamine-6-phosphate deaminase: MEVVILPDAAHIGAMAADAIEALLKRKPEAVLGLATGSSPLPIYDELARRHTEEGLDFSRASGFALDEYVGLPLGHPESYREVIRREFSDRVNIDPDKVHSPNGAAKDLEAACREYEESIAAAGGVDLQILGVGTDGHIGFNEPGSSLASRTRIKTLLEQTRKDNARFFDSIDDVPHHVVTQGLGTIMDARHVVLVATGAQKAQAVRDFVEGPVAAICAASVLQLHPHATILIDEAAASSLRLADYYRHAFESKPEWQGL; encoded by the coding sequence ATGGAAGTTGTCATCCTCCCCGATGCTGCTCACATCGGTGCCATGGCGGCGGACGCCATCGAAGCGCTTCTGAAGCGCAAGCCGGAGGCGGTGCTGGGCCTGGCGACGGGCTCCTCACCGTTGCCGATCTATGACGAACTGGCCCGCCGCCATACCGAGGAAGGCCTGGATTTTTCCCGTGCGAGCGGCTTCGCGCTGGACGAGTACGTCGGTCTGCCGCTGGGGCACCCGGAGTCCTATCGTGAGGTCATCCGCCGCGAGTTCAGCGACCGGGTCAACATCGATCCGGACAAGGTGCACAGCCCGAACGGCGCTGCTAAGGATCTCGAGGCGGCCTGCCGGGAGTATGAGGAGTCCATCGCGGCGGCGGGAGGTGTCGACCTGCAGATCCTGGGAGTCGGCACCGACGGTCACATCGGGTTCAATGAGCCGGGTTCGTCGCTGGCCAGCCGGACCCGGATCAAGACTCTTCTGGAGCAGACCCGCAAGGACAACGCCCGGTTCTTCGACAGCATCGACGATGTCCCGCATCACGTCGTGACCCAGGGGCTCGGCACCATCATGGACGCGCGGCACGTGGTCCTGGTGGCGACCGGGGCCCAGAAGGCCCAGGCGGTGCGCGACTTCGTGGAGGGCCCTGTCGCCGCGATCTGCGCGGCCTCGGTGCTGCAACTGCACCCGCACGCGACGATCCTGATCGATGAGGCGGCCGCCTCCTCGCTGCGCCTGGCGGACTATTACCGGCACGCCTTCGAGAGCAAGCCGGAGTGGCAGGGTCTCTGA
- a CDS encoding DUF3039 domain-containing protein, protein MTLPPDPFENDPSRELSGPGGSTATIERTEQREQVEPGDHERFSHYVRKEKIMESALTGEPVIALCGKVWTPGRDPQKFPVCPTCKEIYEGLRPGKDDDGAK, encoded by the coding sequence ATGACGTTGCCTCCCGATCCTTTTGAGAACGACCCCTCGCGCGAGCTCTCCGGCCCGGGCGGTTCGACCGCGACGATCGAGCGCACCGAGCAGCGCGAACAGGTGGAACCCGGCGATCACGAGCGCTTCTCGCACTATGTGCGCAAGGAGAAGATCATGGAATCCGCGCTGACGGGCGAACCCGTCATCGCGCTCTGCGGCAAGGTCTGGACCCCGGGCCGCGACCCGCAGAAGTTCCCCGTGTGCCCCACGTGCAAGGAGATCTACGAGGGTCTGCGTCCGGGCAAGGACGACGACGGCGCCAAGTAG